A stretch of DNA from Micromonospora peucetia:
GTGGTCGACGGCGAGCCGGCACAGGTCGTCGACCCGCCCACTCCGGTCGAGGTGGCGGTGACCGACCTCGGCCACACCGCCCAGGAGACGGCCCGGCAGCGCCTCACCGAGCTGCTCGGCACGCCGGACCCGGTCGACCTGACCACCGGTCCGGCGTTGCGGGCCCGGCTGGTCCGGCTCGTCGAGGACGAGCACGCCCTGGTGCTGACCATGCACCACATCTCCTCCGACGGCTGGTCGGAGGGGATCATCCTCCGCGAACTGGCCGCCCTGTACGGCGCATTCGTCGCCGACCGGCCCTCCCCGCTCGCCCCGCTGCCGATCCAGTACGCGGACTTCGCCCTCTGGCAGCGGACCCGGCTCGCCGGAGACCGGCTGGACCGGCAGGTCGACCACTGGCGGGACCGGCTGACCGGGCTGATGCCGTTGGAACTGCCGACCGACCGGCCCCGGCCGCCGGTCTGGCACCCGGACGGCGGGCTGGTCACCTTCACGGTGTCGGCCGCCGTCGCCGGTCGGCTCCGTGAACTGGGCCGGGCGTCGAACGCCACCCCGTTCATGGTGCTGCTGGCCGCGTTCCAGATCCTGCTGGCCCGCTACACCGGGCAGACCGACCTCGCGGTGGGCACCCCGGCCGCCGGCCGGGACCGGTTGGAGGTGCACGGCCTGGTCGGACTCTTCCTCAACACGTTGGTGCTGCGGACCGACCTGTCCGGCGAGCCGACCTTCGTCGAGGTGCTGGCCCGGGTCCGGGAGGCGGTGCTGGACGCGCAGTCCCACCAGGACGTGCCGTTCGAACGGATCGTGGACGCGTTGTCCCCGGAACGGGACCTGTCCCGCAACCCGCTGTTCCAGACCATGTTCCTCTTCCAGGAGGGCGGGTCGACCGGCTTCGACGCGGGCGGCCTGGTGGGGGAGGAGCTGTCCGCCGGCCCGGCCACCGCGAAGTTCGACCTGACGCTCGGGCTGGTCGAGGAGGCCGACGGCTCCCTCTCCGGCGGAGTGGACTTCCCGACGGCGTTGTTCGACACCGCGACCGTGCGGCGGTTGGCCGGGCACTACCAGCGGTTGTTGACCGCGGTCGTCACCGACCCGGACACCCCGGTCACCCGGCTGCCCATGCTCACCGACACCGAAACGGCCCAACTCACGGCCTGGAACGACACCGCCGTCGACCACCCCCACCACACCCTGACCGAGCTGCTGGACGCGCAGGCGGCCCGTACGCCCGACGCGGTCGCGCTGCGCTTCGGCGGCGAGGAGCTGTCGTACCGCCGATTGCACGCCGAGGCCGGCGTCCTGGCGCGGCGGCTGCGCCAAGCCGGAGTCGGACCGGAGTCCGTCGTGGCCGTCTGCCTGCCCCGCGGCCTGGACCTGGTGCGGGCGCTGGTGGCGATCCTCAAGGCCGGTGCCGCCTATCTGCCGCTGGACCCGGACCTCCCGGCGCGACGCCGCGCCTTCATGGTGCGCGACTCCGGCACCCACCTGGTGATCACCGAGGACTTCATGTCCGCCGAAGAGCACGCGTCTCCCACCGGCGATCCACCACCGTCCGAACCGATCACGCCCGGGCACGCCGCCTATCTCATCTACACGTCCGGGTCGACCGGGCGGCCGAAGGGCGCCCTGGTCGAGCATCGCGCGATCGTCAACCGCCTGCTGTGGATGCAGGACGCCTACCGGCTCGACGCCTCGGACCGGGTGTTGCAGAAGACGCCGGTCGGGTTCGACGTGTCGGTGTGGGAGCTCTTCTGGCCGCTGGTCACCGGGGCGACGCTGGTCCTCGCCCGCCCCGGTGGGCACCGCGACCCGGCTTACCTGGCCGACCTGATCAGGACGGAGAGGATCACCACCATCCACTTCGTACCGTCGATGCTGCGGGCCTTCCTGGCCGAGCCCGTCGGAGCGCTGCCGTCCCTGCGGCGGCTGATCTGCAGTGGCGAGGCGCTCCCGCCCGAACTGGTGACCCGGATGCACGAGCGGATCGGATGCGAACTGCACAACCTGTACGGCCCGACGGAGACCGCGGTCGACGTCACCGCGGTGCGGTGCGACCCCGGTGAGCCGGTCACCATCGGCCGCCCGATCGCCAACACCACCGCCCACATCGTCGACGCCGACCTTCAGCCCGCCCCGGTCGGGGTACCCGGCGAGCTGCTGATCGGTGGCGTGCAGCTCGCCCGGGGCTACCTCGGCCGGGCCGCGCTGACCGCCGAACGGTTCGTCCCCGACCCGTTCGCCGCCGTGCCGGGGCGACGCCTGTACCGCACCGGTGACCTGGCCCGCTACCGTCCCTGCGGCAGCATCGAGTACCTCGGCCGGATCGATCACCAGGTGAAGATCCGTGGACAGCGCGTCGAGTTCGGTGAGGTCGAGGCCGTGCTGCACGAGGCCCCCGGCGTCACCGCGGCGGCGGTGGCCGTCCATGACGAGCAGCTGGTCGGCTACCTCGTCGGGCCGGAGACCGTCGAGGGGGTGCGTGCGTACCTGCTCGACCGCCTGCCGGACGCGATGGTCCCGGCGCGCTGGACGATCCTGCCTACCCTGCCGCTGACCGCCAGCGGCAAGGTGGACCGCCGCGCCCTGCCGGCACCTGACTTGGTACCGGGCGGGGTGACCGACGGCTACGTCGCCCCGCGCGACGAGCTCGAGGAGCGGATAGCCGACGCGTTCGGCGTGGCGCTCGGCATCGACACGGTCGGTGTGACGGACAGCTTCTTCCTGCTCGGCGGCGACTCGATGCGGGCGATCCGGATGGTGGGGCTGCTGCGCGCGGCCGGCCTCGCGGTGTCGGTCCAGGACCTGTTCACGCACCAGAGCGTGGCCGACCTGGCGGGCGTGGTCGTCCGGACCGGGCCGGACGGGGAGACGGAGCCGACCGTCGGCCGGTTCGCGCTGGTGAGCGACGCGGACCGCAGCCGGCTGCCGGACGGGCTGGTCGATGCCTATCCGATCACCCAGAACCAGGCGGGCATGCTGTTCGAGATGCTGTCCGGTGGCGACCGGCCGGTCTACCGCAACGTCTCCTGCTACCGGATCAGCGACCGGCTGCCGTTCTCGCTGGACGCGCTGCGGGAAGCTGGCCGGCTGCTCACCGACCGGCAGGAGATCCTGCGTACGTCGTTCGACCTGTCCGGCTATTCCGAGCTGATGCAACTCGTCCACGCGTCGGTCGACCTGTCGATCGGCTACGACGACCTGCGTGGGCTGCTGCCCGACAACCAGGAGGAGGTGGTACGCGCGCACCTGCGGGCCGAGCGTCTCCGGCCGTTCGACGTCACCACGGCGCCGCTGCTGCGCTATCACGTGCACCAGCTCAGCGACTCCGAATGGCGGCTGACCCACTCGGAGAGCCACGCGATCCTCGACGGCTGGAGCCACACCTCCACGGTGGCGATGCTGATCTCGTCGTACCGGACGCTGCGCCGGGGCGAGCGGCCCGCCCTGCCGCCACCGCCGGCGGTGCGGTTCGCCGACTTCGTCGCCCGCGAGCGTGAGTCGCTCGTCTCGGTGACGGACCGTGGCTTCTGGGCGGCGACCATCGCCGGGTCGGACCGGCTCGAGCTGCCGCCGGAGTGGGGCATCGAGTCGGATGCTCCGGCGACCGTCATCGAGGTGCCGTGGGCCGATCTGCGTCCCGCACTGCGCCGGCTCTCCGCTGCCGCCGGCACCTCGCTGAAGAGCGTGCTGCACGCCGCACACCTCAAGGTGATGAGCATCGTCACCGGCCGGCAGCGGTTCTTCAGCGGCCTGCTGTGCAACGGCCGGCCCGAGCGGCTGCGCGGCGACGAGGTGTTCGGCATGTACCTCAACACCGTGCCGTTCGCCGCCGACACCTCCGCTCCTACCTGGCGCGCTCTGGTCCAGGCCGTCTTCGCCGGCGAAGCGCGCCTCTGGCCGCACCGCCGCTACCCGCTGCCGTCCATGCAACGGCAGTGGGGCAACGGCACGCCCCTGCTGCGGGTCGGCTTCTCGTACCTGGACTTCCACGTGCTCGACGGCCCCGCCGAATCGGTCGAGATGGTCGACGACTTCAGCCCGAGCAGCGTCGGGCTGGACGTCTGGACCTTCCCGGGAGTCCTGCGGCTGGGCGCCCGGCCCGCCGACATCGACCGGCAGTACCTCGAACTGCTGGCCCGGACCTACCGGCACGTGCTGGAGGCGATGGCCGCCGATCCGGACGGCGACCCGGACGTCGGCCTGAGCGCCGCCGACCGGGCCTGGGCGGTCGAGGCGTACCAGCCCGTCGAGCGGTTTGCGGCGGCGCCCTTCGTCCACGACCTCGTCGCCCAGCGCGCGACCGCCGCGCCCGCCGCGGTGGCGGTGCGGCACGGCGACGGCACGCTCACCTACGGGGAACTGGACGACCGGTCCGACCGTCTCGCCGCGCGCCTGGGAGAGCTGGGCGTCCGGGCCGACACGATCGTCGGCATCCA
This window harbors:
- a CDS encoding amino acid adenylation domain-containing protein; amino-acid sequence: MTASHTPSAPLRQELLDRRLRGAGRSRRADTVTPAPRTGPLPLSFGQHRLWVLDQLQPGGTGYLMSVGLRLRGPLHSDALCRALTELVARHEILRTRYVVVDGEPAQVVDPPTPVEVAVTDLGHTAQETARQRLTELLGTPDPVDLTTGPALRARLVRLVEDEHALVLTMHHISSDGWSEGIILRELAALYGAFVADRPSPLAPLPIQYADFALWQRTRLAGDRLDRQVDHWRDRLTGLMPLELPTDRPRPPVWHPDGGLVTFTVSAAVAGRLRELGRASNATPFMVLLAAFQILLARYTGQTDLAVGTPAAGRDRLEVHGLVGLFLNTLVLRTDLSGEPTFVEVLARVREAVLDAQSHQDVPFERIVDALSPERDLSRNPLFQTMFLFQEGGSTGFDAGGLVGEELSAGPATAKFDLTLGLVEEADGSLSGGVDFPTALFDTATVRRLAGHYQRLLTAVVTDPDTPVTRLPMLTDTETAQLTAWNDTAVDHPHHTLTELLDAQAARTPDAVALRFGGEELSYRRLHAEAGVLARRLRQAGVGPESVVAVCLPRGLDLVRALVAILKAGAAYLPLDPDLPARRRAFMVRDSGTHLVITEDFMSAEEHASPTGDPPPSEPITPGHAAYLIYTSGSTGRPKGALVEHRAIVNRLLWMQDAYRLDASDRVLQKTPVGFDVSVWELFWPLVTGATLVLARPGGHRDPAYLADLIRTERITTIHFVPSMLRAFLAEPVGALPSLRRLICSGEALPPELVTRMHERIGCELHNLYGPTETAVDVTAVRCDPGEPVTIGRPIANTTAHIVDADLQPAPVGVPGELLIGGVQLARGYLGRAALTAERFVPDPFAAVPGRRLYRTGDLARYRPCGSIEYLGRIDHQVKIRGQRVEFGEVEAVLHEAPGVTAAAVAVHDEQLVGYLVGPETVEGVRAYLLDRLPDAMVPARWTILPTLPLTASGKVDRRALPAPDLVPGGVTDGYVAPRDELEERIADAFGVALGIDTVGVTDSFFLLGGDSMRAIRMVGLLRAAGLAVSVQDLFTHQSVADLAGVVVRTGPDGETEPTVGRFALVSDADRSRLPDGLVDAYPITQNQAGMLFEMLSGGDRPVYRNVSCYRISDRLPFSLDALREAGRLLTDRQEILRTSFDLSGYSELMQLVHASVDLSIGYDDLRGLLPDNQEEVVRAHLRAERLRPFDVTTAPLLRYHVHQLSDSEWRLTHSESHAILDGWSHTSTVAMLISSYRTLRRGERPALPPPPAVRFADFVARERESLVSVTDRGFWAATIAGSDRLELPPEWGIESDAPATVIEVPWADLRPALRRLSAAAGTSLKSVLHAAHLKVMSIVTGRQRFFSGLLCNGRPERLRGDEVFGMYLNTVPFAADTSAPTWRALVQAVFAGEARLWPHRRYPLPSMQRQWGNGTPLLRVGFSYLDFHVLDGPAESVEMVDDFSPSSVGLDVWTFPGVLRLGARPADIDRQYLELLARTYRHVLEAMAADPDGDPDVGLSAADRAWAVEAYQPVERFAAAPFVHDLVAQRATAAPAAVAVRHGDGTLTYGELDDRSDRLAARLGELGVRADTIVGIHLPRGIDLIVAMLAVLKAGGAYLPLDPAYPAERVGDMIRDAAPVVVLTDGDRAPRLPCTTATVLVADLANGRPRVAYPPAVRLSGDNLAYVIYTSGSTGRPKGVAVTHRSVLNFCHAQRRILDAHAGDEVLQFASPSFDASVWEILLALANGAALVLPPPDADPGDLRRHAAELTHMTLPPPLLDRLDPADFPRLRVLTTGGEACTADQAARWADRVRVLHAYGPTETTVVATIAELRATDTAPPPIGLPLDNVRAYVVDDELRLLPPGVRGELVLGGAGVVRGYLNRPELTAERFVPDPYASRPGERMYRTGDVVSRDPDGTLHFHGRRDHQVKVRGFRIELGEIENALAAHPAVAAAVVAVHRAGSPDASLVAYTRPANGTVASASALRDHLRERLPQHLVPHHYLCVDDFPYTRNGKVDRTALPAPDGSRPVTDVEYVAPRSDIEEHIATAWSEALGIERIGVHDDFFALGGHSLAMMRLTATLRSRHGYQLTFGSFVEHRTVAGLAATLEDPAAAPAGAMMWLRRGGDGRPPLFCVHPGGGSAHWYLRLAPHLHPDQPVAAFEWPGPHPAGTPTTAQMAERYDDELRRAQPHGPYRLFSWCGGSGIASEMAHRLVEDGHEVTLILLDPGLDIHTRADAWNELGLIRRLELLLHEVDTGGDEADTPERRREILDLLEHLVDDVDEEAGIALPEHGVGDSWPRTVRIWREVMEVDVEYRHRPWPGRLELIVSDELADGQHEVTSGQSYPDYLARWEELCAGGVRVHRVPGDHFSVIKPPLVTELARVVTDVLDAN